The proteins below come from a single Papaver somniferum cultivar HN1 chromosome 11, ASM357369v1, whole genome shotgun sequence genomic window:
- the LOC113323039 gene encoding YTH domain-containing family protein 2-like isoform X2 produces MATVASPADQATEILKNLTLDSQTKTVDAAPEATKKHGSVDAGDANGQIQSQERATPPIIQDFMDTSMCYVPGAYPSTAYYYSGGYENGMTGDWADDYSRYMSQDGVDMTHGVYGDNGSLLYHHGYGYAPYGAYSPAGSPVPTMGHDGLYGPQHYQYPTPYYQSPTPPPSGPYSSNQTSAAPTDVPTLVAADQPPVSVEAVNGNANGVSKGSVGGNNNNGAASVKSANSNSTLNSNFSYGRGSVPTYPDPRSSYDGMRPWIDGSVFPDGQARPATSSSLSSTVSHINGLQSGRTPNLRSLPPNLMGLHSQRPATGMTTSGYMNKFYPSNRLYGQCGNGVRTGFGSNGYDSRTNGRVYYPVDNKYKPRGRGNGYYSYGNENMDGLNELNRGPRARGFKNQKGFTPVTLAVKGQVLPTSVVNEEKDASTVAPNKEEYNKEDFPEKYTDAKFFIIKSYSEDDVHKSIKYSVWASTPNGNKKLDSGYKEAQEKPGGCPVFLLFSVNTSGQFVGLAEMTGPVDFNKSVEYWQQDKWNGCFPLKWHIVKDVPNSLLKHITLENNDNKPVTNSRDTQEVKFEQGLQLIKIFKDHTSKTCILDDFGFYEGRQKTIQEKRAKQQIHKQVWDSKPTTESAVVDTNEKDKEGAGANGKVSSPTPLEASSVLVNESSVIDGEATKQPEENGSVKVSADAPKGAKPVVATTEKRVLSNGNGVVANGC; encoded by the exons ATGGCGACTGTTGCTTCACCTGCAGATC AAGCTACAGAAATACTAAAGAATTTGACGTTAGATTCTCAGACCAAGACTGTAGATGCTGCTCCAGAGGCTACTAAGAAG CATGGCTCTGTAGATGCTGGGGATGCAAATGGACAGATTCAGTCACAGGAAAGGGCCACACCTCCTATTATTCAGGACTTCATGGATACTTCTATGTGCTATGTTCCTGGTGCATATCCATCCACAGCTTATTATTATTCAG GTGGTTATGAGAATGGTATGACTGGAGATTGGGCAGACGATTACTCTAGATATATGTCTCAAGATGGAGTGGATATGACACAT GGAGTTTATGGGGATAATGGGTCATTGCTTTACCACCATGGATATGGATATGCTCCCTATGGCGCCTATAGTCCAGCAGGTTCTCCTGTTCCTACCATGGGACATGATGGACTGTACGGGCCTCAGCACTACCAGTATCCTACTCCTTACTATCAATCACCAACACCTCCTCCCAGTGGACCGTATTCATCTAACCAAACTTCTGCTGCGCCAACAGATGTTCCCACTTTAGTTGCTGCAGACCAGCCCCCAGTATCAGTAGAAGCCGTCAATGGAAATGCTAATGGTGTCTCGAAAGGAAGTGTTGGTGGAAACAATAATAATGGGGCTGCATCAGTAAAATCTGCCAATTCCAATTCTACTCTGAATTCAAACTTCTCTTATGGAAGAGGAAGCGTTCCTACTTACCCTGACCCAAGATCTAGTTATGATGGGATGAGACCTTGGATAGATGGCTCAGTTTTTCCAGATGGCCAGGCCAGGCCTGCCACAAGTAGCTCTCTCTCTTCAACTGTTTCACATATCAATGGCCTTCAATCAGGAAGAACTCCGAATCTCCGATCTCTTCCTCCCAATCTAATG GGTTTGCATTCCCAAAGGCCAGCAACTGGCATGACAACCTCTGGTTATATGAATAAATTCTATCCTAGCAACAGATTGTACGGCCAATGTGGGAACGGTGTTAGAACTGGTTTTGGATCAAATGGTTATGATTCAAGGACAAATGGACGTGTCTATTATCCAGTTGATAACAAGTACAAGCCAAGGGGTCGGGGCAACGGGTATTATAGTTACGGTAATGAAAACATGGATGGACTGAACGAGCTTAACAGAGGTCCAAGGGCAAGAGGATTTAAGAACCAGAAGGGATTCACACCAGTCACCTTAGCAGTTAAAGGTCAGGTTCTCCCAACCAGTGTTGTGAACGAAGAAAAAGATGCTTCAACTGTGGCTCCAAACAAAGAAGAGTACAACAAGGAAGACTTCCCAGAGAAGTATACTGACGCAAAATTCTTCATTATTAAATCATACAGTGAAGATGATGTGCACAAGAGCATTAAATACAGCGTTTGGGCTAGCACTCCAAACGGAAACAAAAAGTTGGATTCTGGATACAAGGAGGCCCAAGAGAAGCCTGGTGGTTGCCCTGTATTCTTGCTCTTCTCT GTTAACACAAGTGGTCAGTTTGTTGGGCTTGCTGAGATGACTGGTCCTGTTGATTTCAATAAGAGTGTCGAGTACTGGCAGCAAGACAAGTGGAATGGTTGTTTCCCTCTGAAGTGGCACATAGTCAAAGATGTACCCAACAGTTTGTTGAAACACATCACGCTTGAGAACAATGATAACAAACCTGTGACAAACAGCAGGGACACTCAAGAG GTCAAATTCGAACAGGGACTTCAATTGATCAAGATCTTCAAAGATCATACGAGCAAGACATGCATCCTTGATGATTTTGGATTTTATGAAGGCCGCCAAAAAACAATTCAAGAGAAGCGTGCCAAACAACAGATCCACAAGCAG GTTTGGGATTCAAAACCCACCACTGAATCTGCTGTTGTAGACACCAATGAAAAGGACAAAGAAGGTGCAGGTGCGAATGGGAAGGTGAGTTCGCCAACTCCATTAGAAGCTTCGTCAGTGTTGGTTAATGAATCATCTGTAATTGATGGAGAGGCGACAAAGCAACCGGAAGAGAATGGGTCAGTAAAAGTGTCTGCAGATGCCCCCAAGGGTGCCAAACCAGTTGTGGCAACAACAGAGAAAAGGGTGCTTTCAAATGGGAATGGGGTTGTAGCAAATGGATGCTAG
- the LOC113323039 gene encoding YTH domain-containing family protein 2-like isoform X1, protein MATVASPADLTTEATEILKNLTLDSQTKTVDAAPEATKKHGSVDAGDANGQIQSQERATPPIIQDFMDTSMCYVPGAYPSTAYYYSGGYENGMTGDWADDYSRYMSQDGVDMTHGVYGDNGSLLYHHGYGYAPYGAYSPAGSPVPTMGHDGLYGPQHYQYPTPYYQSPTPPPSGPYSSNQTSAAPTDVPTLVAADQPPVSVEAVNGNANGVSKGSVGGNNNNGAASVKSANSNSTLNSNFSYGRGSVPTYPDPRSSYDGMRPWIDGSVFPDGQARPATSSSLSSTVSHINGLQSGRTPNLRSLPPNLMGLHSQRPATGMTTSGYMNKFYPSNRLYGQCGNGVRTGFGSNGYDSRTNGRVYYPVDNKYKPRGRGNGYYSYGNENMDGLNELNRGPRARGFKNQKGFTPVTLAVKGQVLPTSVVNEEKDASTVAPNKEEYNKEDFPEKYTDAKFFIIKSYSEDDVHKSIKYSVWASTPNGNKKLDSGYKEAQEKPGGCPVFLLFSVNTSGQFVGLAEMTGPVDFNKSVEYWQQDKWNGCFPLKWHIVKDVPNSLLKHITLENNDNKPVTNSRDTQEVKFEQGLQLIKIFKDHTSKTCILDDFGFYEGRQKTIQEKRAKQQIHKQVWDSKPTTESAVVDTNEKDKEGAGANGKVSSPTPLEASSVLVNESSVIDGEATKQPEENGSVKVSADAPKGAKPVVATTEKRVLSNGNGVVANGC, encoded by the exons ATGGCGACTGTTGCTTCACCTGCAGATC TTACTACAGAAGCTACAGAAATACTAAAGAATTTGACGTTAGATTCTCAGACCAAGACTGTAGATGCTGCTCCAGAGGCTACTAAGAAG CATGGCTCTGTAGATGCTGGGGATGCAAATGGACAGATTCAGTCACAGGAAAGGGCCACACCTCCTATTATTCAGGACTTCATGGATACTTCTATGTGCTATGTTCCTGGTGCATATCCATCCACAGCTTATTATTATTCAG GTGGTTATGAGAATGGTATGACTGGAGATTGGGCAGACGATTACTCTAGATATATGTCTCAAGATGGAGTGGATATGACACAT GGAGTTTATGGGGATAATGGGTCATTGCTTTACCACCATGGATATGGATATGCTCCCTATGGCGCCTATAGTCCAGCAGGTTCTCCTGTTCCTACCATGGGACATGATGGACTGTACGGGCCTCAGCACTACCAGTATCCTACTCCTTACTATCAATCACCAACACCTCCTCCCAGTGGACCGTATTCATCTAACCAAACTTCTGCTGCGCCAACAGATGTTCCCACTTTAGTTGCTGCAGACCAGCCCCCAGTATCAGTAGAAGCCGTCAATGGAAATGCTAATGGTGTCTCGAAAGGAAGTGTTGGTGGAAACAATAATAATGGGGCTGCATCAGTAAAATCTGCCAATTCCAATTCTACTCTGAATTCAAACTTCTCTTATGGAAGAGGAAGCGTTCCTACTTACCCTGACCCAAGATCTAGTTATGATGGGATGAGACCTTGGATAGATGGCTCAGTTTTTCCAGATGGCCAGGCCAGGCCTGCCACAAGTAGCTCTCTCTCTTCAACTGTTTCACATATCAATGGCCTTCAATCAGGAAGAACTCCGAATCTCCGATCTCTTCCTCCCAATCTAATG GGTTTGCATTCCCAAAGGCCAGCAACTGGCATGACAACCTCTGGTTATATGAATAAATTCTATCCTAGCAACAGATTGTACGGCCAATGTGGGAACGGTGTTAGAACTGGTTTTGGATCAAATGGTTATGATTCAAGGACAAATGGACGTGTCTATTATCCAGTTGATAACAAGTACAAGCCAAGGGGTCGGGGCAACGGGTATTATAGTTACGGTAATGAAAACATGGATGGACTGAACGAGCTTAACAGAGGTCCAAGGGCAAGAGGATTTAAGAACCAGAAGGGATTCACACCAGTCACCTTAGCAGTTAAAGGTCAGGTTCTCCCAACCAGTGTTGTGAACGAAGAAAAAGATGCTTCAACTGTGGCTCCAAACAAAGAAGAGTACAACAAGGAAGACTTCCCAGAGAAGTATACTGACGCAAAATTCTTCATTATTAAATCATACAGTGAAGATGATGTGCACAAGAGCATTAAATACAGCGTTTGGGCTAGCACTCCAAACGGAAACAAAAAGTTGGATTCTGGATACAAGGAGGCCCAAGAGAAGCCTGGTGGTTGCCCTGTATTCTTGCTCTTCTCT GTTAACACAAGTGGTCAGTTTGTTGGGCTTGCTGAGATGACTGGTCCTGTTGATTTCAATAAGAGTGTCGAGTACTGGCAGCAAGACAAGTGGAATGGTTGTTTCCCTCTGAAGTGGCACATAGTCAAAGATGTACCCAACAGTTTGTTGAAACACATCACGCTTGAGAACAATGATAACAAACCTGTGACAAACAGCAGGGACACTCAAGAG GTCAAATTCGAACAGGGACTTCAATTGATCAAGATCTTCAAAGATCATACGAGCAAGACATGCATCCTTGATGATTTTGGATTTTATGAAGGCCGCCAAAAAACAATTCAAGAGAAGCGTGCCAAACAACAGATCCACAAGCAG GTTTGGGATTCAAAACCCACCACTGAATCTGCTGTTGTAGACACCAATGAAAAGGACAAAGAAGGTGCAGGTGCGAATGGGAAGGTGAGTTCGCCAACTCCATTAGAAGCTTCGTCAGTGTTGGTTAATGAATCATCTGTAATTGATGGAGAGGCGACAAAGCAACCGGAAGAGAATGGGTCAGTAAAAGTGTCTGCAGATGCCCCCAAGGGTGCCAAACCAGTTGTGGCAACAACAGAGAAAAGGGTGCTTTCAAATGGGAATGGGGTTGTAGCAAATGGATGCTAG